One window of Mus caroli chromosome 11, CAROLI_EIJ_v1.1, whole genome shotgun sequence genomic DNA carries:
- the Thra gene encoding thyroid hormone receptor alpha: MEQKPSKVECGSDPEENSARSPDGKRKRKNGQCPLKSSMSGYIPSYLDKDEQCVVCGDKATGYHYRCITCEGCKGFFRRTIQKNLHPTYSCKYDSCCVIDKITRNQCQLCRFKKCIAVGMAMDLVLDDSKRVAKRKLIEQNRERRRKEEMIRSLQQRPEPTPEEWDLIHVATEAHRSTNAQGSHWKQRRKFLPDDIGQSPIVSMPDGDKVDLEAFSEFTKIITPAITRVVDFAKKLPMFSELPCEDQIILLKGCCMEIMSLRAAVRYDPESDTLTLSGEMAVKREQLKNGGLGVVSDAIFELGKSLSAFNLDDTEVALLQAVLLMSTDRSGLLCVDKIEKSQEAYLLAFEHYVNHRKHNIPHFWPKLLMKVTDLRMIGACHASRFLHMKVECPTELFPPLFLEVFEDQEV; this comes from the exons TGCCAGGTCACCAGATGGAAAGCGAAAAAGAAAGAACGGCCAATGTCCCCTGAAAAGCAGCATGTCAG GGTATATCCCTAGTTACCTGGACAAAGACGAGCAGTGTGTCGTGTGTGGGGACAAGGCCACCGGTTATCACTACCGCTGTATCACTTGTGAGGGCTGCAAG GGCTTCTTTCGCCGCACAATCCAGAAGAATCTCCATCCCACCTATTCCTGCAAGTATGACAGCTGCTGTGTCATCGACAAGATCACCCGGAATCAGTGCCAGCTGTGCCGCTTCAAGAAGTGCATCGCTGTGGGCATGGCCATGGACT TGGTTCTAGATGATTCGAAGCGGGTGGCCAAACGCAAGCTGATTGAGCAGAACCGGGAGAGGAGGCGAAAGGAGGAGATGATTCGCTCACTGCAGCAGCGACCAGAGCCCACTCCTGAAGAGTGGGACCTGATACATGTTGCTACAGAGGCTCATCGCAGCACTAACGCCCAGGGCAGCCATTGGAAACAGAGGCGAAAATTCCTG CCGGATGACATTGGCCAGTCACCTATTGTCTCCATGCCGGACGGAGACAAGGTAGACCTAGAGGCCTTCAGCGAGTTTACCAAGATCATCACCCCGGCCATCACCCGCGTGGTGGACTTTGCCAAAAAACTGCCCATGTTCTCCGAG CTGCCTTGCGAAGACCAGATCATCCTCCTGAAGGGCTGCTGCATGGAGATCATGTCCCTGCGGGCAGCTGTCCGCTATGACCCTGAGAGTGACACCCTGACCCTGAGTGGGGAGATGGCGGTTAAGCGGGAGCAGCTCAAGAATGGTGGCTTGGGTGTGGTCTCGGACGCCATCTTTGAACTGGGCAAGTCACTCTCTGCCTTTAACCTGGATGACACGGAAGTGGCCCTGCTGCAGGCTGTGCTGCTAATGTCAACAG ACCGCTCTGGCCTGCTGTGTGTGGACAAGATCGAGAAGAGTCAGGAGGCCTACCTGCTGGCGTTTGAGCACTACGTCAACCACCGCAAACACAACATTCCGCACTTCTGGCCCAAGCTGCTGATGAAGGTGACTGACCTCCGCATGATCGGGGCCTGCCACGCCAGCCGCTTCCTCCACATGAAAGTCGAGTGCCCCACCGAACTCTTCCCCCCACTCTTCCTGGAGGTCTTTGAGGATCAGGAAGTCTAA
- the Nr1d1 gene encoding nuclear receptor subfamily 1 group D member 1 → MTTLDSNNNTGGVITYIGSSGSSPSRTSPESLYSDSSNGSFQSLTQGCPTYFPPSPTGSLTQDSARSFGSVPPSLSDDSSPSSASSSSSSSSSSSSSSFYNGSPPGSLQVAMEDSSRVSPSKGTSNITKLNGMVLLCKVCGDVASGFHYGVHACEGCKGFFRRSIQQNIQYKRCLKNENCSIVRINRNRCQQCRFKKCLSVGMSRDAVRFGRIPKREKQRMLAEMQSAMNLANNQLSSLCPLETSPTPHPTSGSMGPSPPPAPAPTPLVGFSQFPQQLTPPRSPSPEPTMEDVISQVARAHREIFTYAHDKLGTSPGNFNANHASGSPSATTPHRWESQGCPSAPNDNNLLAAQRHNEALNGLRQGPSSYPPTWPSGPTHHSCHQPNSNGHRLCPTHVYSAPEGEAPANSLRQGNTKNVLLACPMNMYPHGRSGRTVQEIWEDFSMSFTPAVREVVEFAKHIPGFRDLSQHDQVTLLKAGTFEVLMVRFASLFNVKDQTVMFLSRTTYSLQELGAMGMGDLLNAMFDFSEKLNSLALTEEELGLFTAVVLVSADRSGMENSASVEQLQETLLRALRALVLKNRPSETSRFTKLLLKLPDLRTLNNMHSEKLLSFRVDAQ, encoded by the exons ATGACGACCCTGGACTCCAACAACAACACAG GTGGGGTTATCACCTACATTGGCTCTAGTGGCTCCTCCCCCAGCCGGACCAGCCCGGAGTCCCTCTACAGTGACAGCTCCAATGGCAGCTTCCAGTCCCTGACTCAAGGTTGTCCCACATACTTCCCACCATCACCTACTGGCTCCCTCACCCAGGACTCTGCCCGCTCTTTTGGCAGTGTGCCACCCAGTCTCAGTGATGATAGCTCCCCTTCTTCTGCATCATcgtcatcttcttcatcatcttcctcctcctcctcctccttctataaTGGGAGCCCCCCAGGAAGTCTACAAGTGGCCATGGAAGACAGCAGCCGAGTGTCCCCCAGCAAGGGCACAAGCAACATTACCA AGCTGAATGGCATGGTGCTACTGTGTAAGGTGTGTGGGGACGTGGCCTCAGGCTTCCACTATGGTGTGCACGCCTGTGAGGGCTGCAAG GGCTTTTTTCGCCGGAGCATCCAACAGAATATCCAGTACAAACGGTGTCTGAAAAACGAAAACTGCTCCATCGTTCGCATCAATCGCAACCGCTGCCAGCAGTGTCGCTTCAAGAAGTGTCTCTCCGTTGGCATGTCTAGAGATG CTGTGCGTTTTGGGCGCATCcccaagagagagaagcaacGGATGCTTGCGGAGATGCAGAGCGCCATGAACTTGGCCAACAACCAACTGAGCAGCCTGTGCCCTCTAGAGACCTCACCTACCCCGCATCCCACCTCCGGCTCCATGGGcccctcacctcctcctgcaccagcCCCCACACCTTTGGTGGGCTTCTCTCAGTTCCCACAACAGCTGACACCACCCAGGTCTCCCAGCCCTGAGCCCACCATGGAAGATGTGATATCTCAGGTGGCCCGGGCCCATCGAGAAATCTTCACCTATGCCCATGACAAGTTAGGCACCTCACCTGGTAACTTCAATGCCAATCACGCATCAGGTAGCCCTTCAGCTACGACTCCACACCGCTGGGAGAGTCAGGGATGCCCGTCTGCCCCCAACGACAACAACCTTTTGGCGGCTCAGCGTCATAATGAAGCGCTGAATGGTCTACGCCAGGGCCCTTCCTCCTACCCTCCTACCTGGCCTTCTGGCCCCACCCACCACAGCTGCCACCAACCTAACAGCAATGGGCACCGTCTGTGCCCCACCCACGTATATTCGGCCCCAGAAGGGGAGGCACCTGCCAACAGTCTACGGCAAGGCAACACCAAGAATGTTCTGCTG GCATGTCCCATGAACATGTATCCCCATGGGCGCAGCGGCCGGACTGTGCAGGAGATCTGGGAAGACTTCTCTATGAGCTTCACGCCTGCTGTGCGGGAGGTGGTAGAGTTTGCCAAACACATCCCAGGCTTCCGTGACCTTTCTCAGCACGACCAGGTGACCCTGCTTAAGGCTGGCACCTTTGAG GTGCTGATGGTGCGCTTTGCATCGTTGTTCAACGTGAAGGACCAGACAGTGATGTTCCTGAGCCGCACAACCTACAGTCTGCAGGAGCTCGGTGCCATGGGCATGGGCGACCTGCTCAATGCCATGTTTGACTTCAGCGAGAAGCTCAACTCCCTGGCGCTTACCGAGGAGGAGCTGGGCTTATTCACCGCGGTGGTGCTTGTCTCTGCAG ACCGCTCGGGAATGGAGAATTCCGCTTCGGTGGAGCAGCTCCAGGAGACGCTGCTGCGGGCTCTTCGGGCTCTGGTGCTGAAGAACCGGCCCTCGGAGACTTCCCGCTTCACCAAGCTGCTGCTCAAGCTGCCGGACCTGCGGACCCTGAACAACATGCATTCCGAGAAGCTGCTGTCCTTCCGGGTGGACGCCCAGTGA